The following are encoded together in the Acidovorax sp. KKS102 genome:
- a CDS encoding iron-containing alcohol dehydrogenase: MAMINYVTEIRFGAGSAAELAQVCQTLGFKKPLFITDKGVVAAGLIERILAVNDLPHFHVFDGTPSNPTEAAAREGVASFHEAGCDGIIAVGGGSSIDLAKAVAVSARHPGPLRQFALIEGGLARITAATVPVVAIPTTAGTGSEVGRGAIIILDDGRKVGIISPYVIPKVALCDPTLTVGLPPGLTAATGMDAVAHCIETFLAPSFNPPAEGIALDGLRRAWKNIETAFHEPSDIEARTNMMSASLQGALAFQKGLGCVHSLSHSLGGLDPRLHHGTLNAVLLPAVVRFNRESDTVVRDEKIDRLAQAMGLPVHVSVEDAIQDMSRRLRLPAGLGAMGVTADLTPRIVTGALADHSHKTNPREASADDYARLIEAAM, from the coding sequence ATGGCGATGATCAACTACGTGACGGAAATCCGCTTCGGCGCGGGCAGTGCCGCTGAGCTGGCACAGGTGTGCCAGACACTCGGCTTCAAAAAACCGCTCTTCATCACCGACAAGGGCGTGGTTGCGGCGGGGCTGATCGAGCGCATCCTTGCCGTGAACGACCTGCCGCACTTTCACGTGTTTGACGGCACGCCCTCCAACCCCACCGAGGCGGCGGCGCGCGAAGGGGTGGCAAGCTTCCATGAAGCAGGCTGCGACGGCATCATCGCCGTGGGTGGCGGCTCGTCCATCGACCTCGCCAAGGCCGTGGCCGTGTCGGCCCGCCATCCGGGGCCGCTGCGCCAGTTCGCGCTGATCGAGGGCGGGCTTGCCCGCATCACGGCGGCCACGGTGCCGGTGGTGGCCATTCCCACTACGGCGGGCACGGGCAGCGAGGTCGGGCGCGGCGCGATCATCATCCTGGACGATGGCCGCAAGGTGGGCATCATCTCGCCCTACGTTATCCCCAAGGTGGCGCTGTGCGACCCGACGCTGACCGTGGGCCTGCCGCCGGGCCTGACGGCCGCCACCGGCATGGACGCCGTGGCGCACTGCATCGAGACCTTCCTCGCGCCCAGCTTCAACCCGCCCGCCGAAGGCATCGCCCTGGACGGCCTGCGCCGCGCCTGGAAGAACATCGAAACCGCCTTCCACGAGCCAAGCGACATCGAGGCCCGCACCAACATGATGAGCGCGTCGCTGCAGGGTGCGCTGGCCTTTCAGAAAGGCCTGGGCTGTGTGCACAGCCTGAGCCATTCGCTGGGCGGTCTCGACCCGCGCCTGCACCACGGCACCCTCAATGCGGTGCTGCTGCCGGCGGTGGTGCGCTTCAACCGCGAATCCGACACGGTCGTGCGCGACGAGAAGATCGACCGCCTGGCGCAGGCCATGGGCCTGCCGGTACACGTGTCGGTGGAGGATGCGATCCAGGACATGTCGCGCAGGCTCCGGCTCCCGGCCGGCCTGGGCGCGATGGGCGTGACGGCCGACCTGACGCCGCGCATCGTCACCGGCGCGCTGGCCGACCACAGCCACAAGACCAACCCGCGCGAAGCGAGCGCGGACGACTACGCCCGCCTGATCGAAGCAGCGATGTGA
- a CDS encoding LysR family transcriptional regulator produces MSRLHARQLRLLIAVAEQGSLLAAADRVGLTQPGASKALKELESTLNAPLFMRTNRGLVPTEAGTCAVRFARLIQSDISHLQQELSAIASGAGGRIAVGTIMGAVPLLTRALTQLMDQQPDISVEIVEDTSESLLALIDQGRLDAAICRSSVSPKPHLYDTVVVKDESLAVIAHQAHPAAGLASITLQDLSASRWVVYRAHMPMRRTLEREFFEENLFFPTHLIETTSALATLSLLSHNPNLVALVSDDVADYVCQHGMVARLPLRLKSRSEPYELIARRNAHRHPALTLLIDLLLALRPVAEEAPAAP; encoded by the coding sequence ATGTCGCGTCTGCATGCCAGGCAGCTGCGGTTGCTGATCGCGGTGGCGGAGCAGGGCTCGCTGCTGGCGGCGGCGGACCGCGTGGGGCTGACGCAACCCGGGGCTAGCAAGGCGTTGAAGGAGCTGGAGTCCACGCTCAACGCGCCGCTCTTCATGCGCACCAACCGCGGGCTTGTGCCTACGGAAGCGGGAACCTGCGCGGTGCGCTTCGCGCGGCTGATCCAGTCCGACATCAGCCACTTGCAGCAGGAGCTGAGCGCCATCGCCAGTGGCGCAGGTGGCCGCATTGCCGTAGGCACCATCATGGGCGCGGTGCCGCTCCTGACGCGGGCGCTCACGCAGCTGATGGACCAGCAGCCGGACATCTCGGTGGAGATCGTCGAGGACACCAGCGAAAGTCTGCTTGCGCTCATCGACCAGGGGCGGCTGGACGCGGCCATCTGCCGCTCGTCGGTCAGTCCCAAACCCCACCTGTACGACACTGTCGTGGTCAAGGATGAGTCTCTCGCCGTCATCGCGCACCAGGCGCATCCGGCGGCGGGCCTGGCATCGATCACGCTGCAGGATCTGTCTGCCAGCCGCTGGGTGGTGTACCGCGCGCACATGCCAATGCGCCGCACGCTGGAGCGCGAATTCTTCGAAGAGAACCTGTTCTTTCCGACGCATCTGATCGAGACCACATCCGCGCTGGCCACGCTTTCGCTGCTGAGCCACAACCCCAATCTGGTGGCCCTGGTGTCGGACGACGTGGCCGACTACGTCTGCCAGCACGGCATGGTCGCCCGCCTGCCGCTGCGGCTCAAGTCGCGCAGCGAGCCGTACGAACTCATCGCGCGGCGCAACGCGCACCGCCATCCGGCGCTGACGCTGCTGATCGATTTGCTGCTGGCCTTGCGTCCCGTTGCCGAAGAGGCCCCAGCGGCGCCCTGA
- a CDS encoding homocysteine S-methyltransferase family protein — protein sequence MQQITYTRAPQLPDILAQRIVILDGAMGTMIQRFKLGEAQYRGEGYTGPDGAGDRFKDFAYDVKGNNELLSITRPDVIRDIHERYLAAGADLIETNTFGATTVAQEDYHMAHLAREMNLRSAQLARAACDKYSTPDKPRFVAGALGPTPKTASISPDVNDPGARNIDFETLRAAYYEQTEALVEGGADVLLVETIFDTLNAKAALFAIDEFFEKSGERLPLIISGTVTDASGRILSGQTVTAFWHSVRHSRPLAIGLNCALGATLMRPYIQELNRVAEDTFISCYPNAGLPNPMSDTGFDETPEITSRLVHEFAAEGLVNILGGCCGTTPDHIGAIAKAVADVPTRKMFYPAEA from the coding sequence ATGCAGCAGATCACCTACACCCGCGCCCCGCAGCTCCCCGACATCCTCGCCCAACGCATCGTCATCCTCGACGGTGCCATGGGCACCATGATCCAGCGCTTCAAGCTGGGCGAGGCGCAGTACCGGGGCGAGGGCTACACCGGCCCCGATGGCGCGGGCGACCGGTTCAAGGACTTTGCGTACGACGTGAAGGGCAACAACGAGCTGCTTAGCATCACCCGTCCCGACGTGATCCGCGACATCCACGAGCGCTACCTGGCGGCCGGGGCCGACCTCATCGAAACCAACACCTTCGGCGCGACCACCGTGGCGCAGGAGGACTACCACATGGCCCATCTGGCGCGCGAGATGAACCTGCGCTCCGCCCAATTGGCGCGCGCAGCCTGCGACAAATATTCGACGCCCGACAAGCCTCGCTTTGTGGCCGGAGCCCTCGGCCCCACGCCCAAGACGGCCAGCATCAGCCCCGACGTGAACGACCCCGGTGCCCGCAACATCGACTTTGAAACCCTGCGCGCTGCCTACTACGAGCAGACCGAAGCGCTGGTCGAAGGCGGCGCTGACGTGCTGCTGGTCGAGACCATCTTCGACACCCTGAACGCCAAAGCCGCGCTGTTCGCGATTGACGAGTTCTTTGAAAAGAGCGGCGAGCGCCTGCCGCTCATCATCAGCGGCACGGTGACCGATGCCTCCGGCCGCATCCTGAGTGGGCAGACGGTGACGGCTTTCTGGCACAGCGTGCGCCATTCGCGCCCTCTGGCCATTGGTCTGAACTGTGCCCTGGGCGCCACGCTGATGCGCCCCTACATCCAGGAGCTGAACCGCGTGGCCGAGGACACGTTCATCAGCTGCTACCCCAACGCCGGCTTGCCCAACCCCATGAGCGACACCGGCTTTGACGAAACGCCCGAGATCACCAGCCGCCTGGTGCACGAGTTCGCGGCGGAGGGGCTGGTCAACATCCTGGGCGGTTGCTGCGGCACCACGCCAGACCACATTGGCGCCATTGCCAAGGCGGTAGCCGATGTGCCTACGCGCAAGATGTTCTACCCCGCAGAAGCCTGA
- a CDS encoding class I adenylate-forming enzyme family protein — protein sequence MALPSLRSLLARFLLSRLRTARSVARLAYRLHPHKPALIDRRGTLTYAQLQDRVYRLQAWMQAQGVKKGDVVFTWMPETGEQYETRLATFENGTIFASFHKHLPAEAALTTMGRVKPTVFIHDPLLSAPILQAVREQLPCLRVLALGDEYERALAQQTPSAGTADVHEDDVFALHMTSGTTGLPKSIGYSNRKYLDSVRLISRAIDFKPPANGPDVNMLGLPLTGPGSGLVLPTLLAGAALVMPEDFRATTLAGLIQKHRVSRAFLSPSAIIDLLDEPTLGQYDLSSLTHMPYGSEMMPAPKIAEAIRRFGPIFQQGYGCLEALPPITWLLPHEHVDAQGNPLGNDILSTVGRVMPGVDVVIRDEQFAPLPLGQMGLITVQTPVRFDGYWLDPEKTSETLRDGWVVMGDLGYFDAAGYLHVLGRSADRVVRHGQALNPREIEEVAHCHPAVKEACLVQHGTAAVLVASLRQSWRNDRGTQALEHDLAEFLVQHLPPEMQPDDVRLVTEIPRSFLNKMLRREVRLMLEAMPPRSSAAHTARAEPVAGSMATAAQAEAMASAHP from the coding sequence GTGGCCCTTCCATCCCTGCGCAGCCTGCTGGCGCGCTTTCTGCTCAGCCGCCTGCGCACCGCGCGCTCTGTGGCCCGTCTGGCGTACCGCCTGCACCCCCACAAACCCGCGCTCATCGACCGGCGCGGCACCCTCACCTATGCGCAGTTGCAGGATCGCGTGTACCGCCTGCAGGCCTGGATGCAGGCCCAGGGCGTAAAAAAAGGGGACGTGGTCTTCACCTGGATGCCCGAGACCGGAGAGCAGTACGAAACCCGCCTGGCCACGTTCGAGAACGGCACCATCTTTGCCAGCTTTCACAAACACCTGCCGGCCGAGGCAGCGCTCACGACCATGGGCCGCGTCAAGCCCACCGTCTTCATCCATGACCCGCTGCTGAGCGCGCCCATCCTGCAGGCCGTGCGCGAGCAGCTGCCCTGCCTGCGCGTGCTGGCGCTGGGGGATGAATACGAGCGCGCCCTGGCGCAGCAGACCCCCTCTGCGGGAACGGCCGACGTGCACGAGGACGATGTGTTCGCGCTGCACATGACCTCGGGCACCACGGGCCTGCCCAAGTCCATCGGCTACAGCAACCGCAAGTACCTGGACAGCGTGCGCCTGATCTCCCGCGCCATCGACTTCAAGCCACCCGCCAACGGGCCGGACGTGAACATGCTGGGCCTGCCGCTCACCGGCCCGGGCTCGGGCCTGGTGCTGCCCACGCTGCTGGCGGGTGCGGCGCTGGTGATGCCCGAGGACTTCCGCGCCACCACGCTGGCCGGGCTGATCCAGAAGCACCGCGTGTCGCGCGCTTTCCTTTCGCCCTCGGCCATCATCGACCTGCTGGACGAGCCCACGCTGGGCCAGTACGACCTGTCGTCGCTGACCCATATGCCCTACGGCTCGGAGATGATGCCCGCGCCCAAGATCGCCGAGGCCATCCGCCGCTTCGGGCCCATCTTCCAGCAGGGCTACGGCTGCCTGGAGGCCCTGCCCCCCATCACCTGGCTGCTGCCCCACGAGCATGTGGACGCGCAAGGCAACCCGCTGGGCAACGACATCCTCTCCACCGTGGGCCGCGTGATGCCGGGCGTGGACGTGGTCATCCGCGACGAGCAGTTTGCGCCGCTGCCGCTGGGCCAGATGGGCCTGATCACCGTGCAGACGCCGGTGCGGTTTGATGGCTACTGGCTGGACCCGGAAAAGACCAGCGAGACCCTGCGCGACGGCTGGGTGGTGATGGGCGACCTGGGCTATTTCGATGCTGCGGGCTATCTGCACGTGCTGGGCCGCAGCGCCGACCGCGTGGTGCGCCACGGCCAGGCACTCAACCCGCGCGAGATCGAGGAAGTGGCGCACTGCCACCCGGCCGTCAAGGAGGCCTGCCTAGTGCAGCATGGCACCGCCGCCGTGCTGGTGGCCAGCCTGCGGCAAAGCTGGCGCAACGACCGGGGCACCCAGGCCCTGGAGCACGATCTGGCGGAGTTTCTGGTGCAACACCTGCCGCCCGAGATGCAGCCCGACGATGTGCGCCTGGTCACCGAGATTCCGCGCAGCTTCCTCAACAAGATGCTGCGGCGCGAGGTGCGCCTGATGCTGGAGGCCATGCCGCCGCGCAGCAGCGCGGCGCACACGGCGCGCGCAGAGCCTGTGGCGGGCTCGATGGCGACGGCTGCCCAGGCCGAAGCGATGGCATCCGCGCACCCATGA
- the ttcA gene encoding tRNA 2-thiocytidine(32) synthetase TtcA — protein sequence MLDTATPPAPSSVEGDDAAAAAAKAAAHAALKLEKRLVRQVAQAIGDFGLIEDGDKVMVCVSGGKDSYAMLDVLRLLQQRNGNRFELIAVNLDQKQPGFPAHVLPGYLTKVGVPFHIETQDTYSVVKEHIPEGKTMCSLCSRLRRGILYRVADELGCTKIALGHHRDDMLQTFFLNMFFGGKLKGMPPKVQSDRGDHLIIRPLAYVAEDDLTRWAEHRQFPIIPCTLCGSQENLQRKQIGQMLRDWQQLYPGRIENMAVALRNLVPSHFMDPRQFDFKGLVPNGVQDADGDKAFDAEEFPAQAVGMLGGLPLMPR from the coding sequence ATGCTTGATACCGCCACCCCGCCCGCACCCTCCTCTGTGGAGGGCGACGACGCAGCCGCAGCGGCCGCCAAGGCTGCCGCGCACGCCGCGCTCAAGCTCGAAAAGCGCCTGGTGCGCCAGGTGGCCCAGGCCATTGGCGACTTTGGCCTGATCGAAGACGGCGACAAGGTGATGGTGTGTGTGTCGGGTGGCAAAGACAGCTACGCCATGCTCGACGTGCTGCGTTTGCTGCAGCAGCGCAACGGCAACCGCTTCGAGCTGATCGCTGTCAACCTCGATCAGAAGCAGCCAGGCTTTCCGGCCCATGTGCTGCCCGGGTATCTGACGAAGGTGGGCGTGCCCTTCCACATCGAGACGCAGGACACCTACAGCGTCGTCAAAGAGCACATCCCCGAAGGCAAGACCATGTGCAGCCTGTGCAGCCGCCTGCGCCGGGGCATCCTGTACCGCGTGGCCGACGAGCTGGGCTGCACCAAGATTGCGCTCGGCCACCACCGCGATGACATGCTGCAGACCTTCTTTTTGAACATGTTCTTCGGCGGCAAGCTCAAGGGCATGCCACCCAAGGTGCAGAGCGACCGGGGCGACCACCTCATCATCCGCCCGCTGGCCTATGTGGCCGAAGATGACCTAACGCGTTGGGCAGAGCACCGCCAGTTCCCCATCATCCCTTGCACGCTCTGCGGCAGCCAGGAGAACCTGCAGCGCAAGCAGATCGGCCAGATGCTGCGCGACTGGCAACAGCTCTACCCCGGCCGCATCGAGAACATGGCCGTGGCGCTGCGCAACCTGGTGCCTTCACACTTCATGGACCCGCGCCAGTTCGACTTCAAGGGCCTGGTGCCCAACGGTGTGCAGGACGCCGATGGCGACAAGGCGTTTGATGCCGAAGAGTTTCCAGCCCAGGCCGTGGGCATGCTCGGCGGCCTGCCCCTGATGCCCCGCTGA
- a CDS encoding MFS transporter, whose amino-acid sequence MTAPMNMQPTPHIRLSLGTKLGYAVGNVGLQMLIAAMSFLLMIFYTDVALVPPAVAGAALLVGKVWDTINDPLFGWLTDRTRSRHGRHRVYLIYGALPLAVVAAAVWMVPPGLSPWAAFVWIAVTYTLFDTVMTLVQLPYQAMAANMTQDYDERTSLTAFASMGALLGFFAGSVFMPLLVRAAPDARTGYALAGACFGLAAGVAVAVVAWRVREPATTGDLSPAAPNPPAATPGWASVRSTLLATLRNRPFVMLVSAAGLVRLGLTLVQASLAYFVIYQLQGDKGDLPRFMGILLAVVGVSLFVWKRVVDRWEKNRAYILGLVFCCAGLVALYWVGPGQQALVTGILVVVGIGMGAHWIVPFAMVPDTIDHGHMQAGERQTGMYYGLYGLVDKLARTLATVLVAGMLELTGYVPNVAQSAQALQGITAMTGLLPALCLVLAIPLLMAYPITRARHADLVRSVGAAAPAETASAAAVAATPVRQSEHTTRPAWEPSRNLPGGGHDFAHSG is encoded by the coding sequence ATGACAGCCCCCATGAACATGCAGCCCACCCCACACATCCGGCTGAGCCTGGGCACCAAGCTCGGCTACGCAGTGGGCAACGTCGGCCTGCAGATGCTGATTGCGGCCATGAGCTTCCTGCTCATGATCTTCTACACCGATGTGGCCCTGGTGCCTCCGGCCGTGGCCGGTGCGGCGCTGCTGGTGGGCAAAGTGTGGGACACCATCAACGACCCGCTGTTTGGCTGGCTGACCGACCGCACGCGCTCGCGCCACGGCCGCCACCGCGTGTACCTGATCTACGGCGCCCTGCCCCTGGCGGTGGTGGCTGCCGCCGTGTGGATGGTGCCGCCGGGCCTGAGCCCCTGGGCAGCGTTTGTGTGGATCGCCGTCACCTACACCTTGTTCGACACCGTGATGACGCTGGTGCAGCTGCCCTACCAGGCCATGGCCGCCAACATGACGCAGGACTACGACGAGCGCACCAGCCTCACGGCTTTTGCATCCATGGGTGCCCTGCTGGGGTTTTTTGCGGGCAGCGTGTTCATGCCCCTGCTGGTGCGGGCCGCGCCCGATGCACGCACGGGCTACGCACTGGCAGGCGCCTGTTTCGGGCTGGCCGCCGGGGTCGCTGTGGCCGTGGTGGCCTGGCGCGTGCGCGAGCCCGCCACCACCGGCGACTTATCGCCTGCGGCCCCAAACCCTCCAGCAGCCACACCCGGCTGGGCGTCGGTACGCAGCACCCTGCTGGCCACTCTGCGCAACCGCCCGTTTGTGATGCTGGTGAGCGCAGCCGGGCTGGTGCGGCTGGGCCTCACGCTGGTACAGGCCTCGCTCGCTTATTTCGTCATCTACCAGCTGCAGGGCGACAAGGGCGATCTGCCACGCTTCATGGGCATCCTGCTCGCGGTGGTGGGCGTCTCGCTGTTCGTCTGGAAGCGCGTGGTGGACCGCTGGGAGAAAAACCGGGCCTACATCCTCGGGCTGGTGTTCTGCTGTGCGGGGCTGGTGGCGCTGTACTGGGTGGGCCCAGGCCAGCAGGCCCTGGTGACGGGCATCCTGGTGGTGGTGGGCATTGGCATGGGCGCGCACTGGATCGTGCCGTTTGCCATGGTGCCCGACACCATCGACCACGGCCACATGCAAGCGGGCGAGCGGCAGACCGGCATGTACTACGGCCTGTATGGCCTGGTCGACAAGCTGGCTCGCACCCTGGCCACGGTGCTGGTGGCCGGCATGCTGGAGCTGACCGGTTATGTGCCCAACGTGGCCCAGTCTGCCCAGGCGCTGCAAGGCATCACGGCCATGACGGGCCTGCTGCCGGCGCTGTGCCTGGTGCTGGCCATTCCGCTGCTGATGGCCTACCCCATCACCCGCGCCCGCCATGCAGACCTGGTGCGCAGCGTGGGCGCTGCCGCCCCGGCGGAGACGGCCAGTGCGGCAGCAGTGGCCGCAACCCCTGTGCGCCAGAGCGAACACACCACCCGCCCTGCGTGGGAGCCCTCACGCAACCTGCCCGGCGGTGGGCACGACTTCGCACACAGTGGTTAG
- a CDS encoding SH3 domain-containing protein produces MTTLFECSPHRVIAAAALAVVFSGSAAAQGQGVATAKQRYVQGSWVNLRESTQSSARIVAQVPANTALQQLTERDGWCAVLYAGDARLGPPLAEPLQAHVACNLLADQPLTLAQAGKDAARAFWVAPSPNRLRAYGNALPRPPSLQLPALAKSHAHEMPVQYPTRAEWEAAKKLMRAGVVLRPEQEIDRGRSVNPLDDLKLATRAVDHIPAVAPLAAPPTLPAIAPSYFRSHTSVALLHETDADGLAAVAGTRISVIPTGVPVGRFNRHSGPEIEYITGFWDVGTADQAFAPALTIYAITHQGLVGAHTVRQRYWDISNEDHYCGGHYPGRGFNDPGEEAQPVRGYAKLSDSAQVLTRLVLPAKLPPDAVKVKTRRYATSWMQPADPPIRDKPQRKNTAVMVHEIDLDRDGVADILRIDTPSPGGMSFEPIFEWRWYLNINGQWFPAGYWVDQECT; encoded by the coding sequence ATGACAACTCTTTTTGAATGCAGCCCCCACCGGGTGATCGCGGCTGCTGCACTGGCCGTGGTTTTCAGCGGCAGCGCCGCTGCACAGGGGCAGGGCGTTGCCACCGCCAAGCAGCGCTACGTGCAGGGCTCGTGGGTCAACCTGCGCGAGTCGACCCAGTCCTCGGCCCGCATCGTGGCCCAGGTGCCCGCCAACACCGCGCTGCAACAGCTCACCGAGCGCGACGGCTGGTGTGCCGTGCTCTACGCAGGCGATGCCCGGCTGGGCCCGCCTTTGGCGGAGCCCCTGCAAGCCCATGTGGCCTGCAACCTGCTGGCCGACCAGCCCCTCACCCTGGCCCAGGCGGGCAAGGACGCCGCCCGCGCCTTCTGGGTCGCTCCGTCACCCAACCGCCTGCGCGCTTACGGCAATGCCCTGCCACGCCCGCCTTCCCTGCAGCTGCCCGCGCTGGCCAAAAGCCACGCGCATGAAATGCCGGTGCAGTACCCCACCCGAGCTGAGTGGGAAGCCGCCAAGAAGCTCATGCGCGCTGGCGTGGTGCTGCGGCCCGAGCAGGAAATCGACCGGGGCCGCTCCGTCAACCCGCTGGATGACCTGAAGCTGGCCACCCGTGCCGTGGACCACATCCCTGCCGTGGCACCCCTGGCCGCCCCGCCCACGTTGCCAGCCATCGCCCCTTCGTACTTTCGCTCCCACACCAGCGTGGCCCTGCTGCACGAGACCGATGCCGACGGCCTGGCCGCCGTGGCGGGCACCCGCATCAGCGTCATCCCTACCGGTGTGCCCGTGGGGCGGTTCAATCGCCACAGTGGTCCAGAAATCGAGTACATCACCGGCTTCTGGGACGTGGGCACTGCCGACCAGGCCTTCGCACCTGCGCTGACCATCTATGCCATCACCCACCAAGGCCTGGTGGGCGCCCATACTGTGCGCCAGCGCTATTGGGACATCAGCAACGAAGACCACTACTGCGGCGGCCACTACCCCGGCCGTGGGTTCAACGACCCTGGTGAAGAAGCCCAGCCCGTGCGCGGCTATGCCAAGCTGTCCGACAGTGCCCAGGTACTGACCCGCCTGGTGCTGCCCGCAAAGCTTCCGCCGGACGCGGTGAAGGTGAAGACCCGGCGCTACGCCACGAGCTGGATGCAGCCCGCGGACCCGCCCATCCGGGACAAGCCCCAGCGCAAGAACACCGCCGTGATGGTGCATGAGATTGACTTGGACCGCGACGGCGTGGCGGACATCCTGCGCATCGACACCCCTTCGCCAGGGGGCATGAGCTTTGAGCCCATTTTTGAATGGCGCTGGTACCTCAATATCAACGGCCAGTGGTTTCCGGCGGGGTATTGGGTGGATCAGGAGTGCACGTGA
- the yegQ gene encoding tRNA 5-hydroxyuridine modification protein YegQ has protein sequence MTTLKAPELLLPAGSLDKMRAAYDFGADAVYAGQPRYSLRARNNEFRLEQIKQGIDEAHARGKKFFVTSNLIAHNDKIRTYLRDIEPVIDCEPDALIMADPGLIMMVKEKWPETEIHLSVQANTTNWATVKFWQKMGVSRIILSRELALDEIEKIRQECPDMELEVFVHGALCIAYSGRCLLSGYFNHRDPNQGTCTNACRWNYATHDADIDPTTGEAIAQKMDGDFNFEAAQQKAEQSFSTTGSGQRHPKADKVYLIEEAGRPGQLMPIMEDEHGTYIMNSKDLRAVEHVARLTQIGVDSLKIEGRTKSLYYVARTAQVYRRAIDDAVAGRPFNPELLIELEGLSNRGYTGGLLERRPSNDYQNYINGHSTTQRSQFVGEVLGAEGQAEVGLTGDWVQVETKNHFAVGDLIEVVHPSGNTNVRLQEMRNVEGQPVQVAQGSPVRVWIPLPARYSGALLARVIESQPPAAQPEPALAV, from the coding sequence ATGACCACGCTCAAAGCCCCCGAACTCCTCTTGCCCGCTGGCTCGCTCGACAAGATGCGCGCCGCCTACGACTTTGGCGCCGACGCGGTGTACGCCGGCCAGCCGCGCTACTCGCTGCGCGCGCGCAACAACGAGTTCCGCCTGGAGCAGATCAAGCAAGGCATTGACGAGGCCCACGCGCGCGGCAAGAAGTTCTTCGTGACCAGCAACCTGATTGCGCACAACGACAAGATCCGGACCTACCTGCGCGACATCGAGCCCGTGATCGACTGCGAGCCGGACGCGCTCATCATGGCCGACCCAGGCCTCATCATGATGGTGAAGGAGAAGTGGCCGGAGACGGAGATCCACCTGTCCGTGCAGGCCAACACCACCAACTGGGCCACGGTGAAGTTCTGGCAGAAGATGGGTGTGTCTCGCATCATCCTCTCGCGCGAGCTTGCCCTGGACGAGATCGAAAAAATCCGCCAGGAATGCCCCGACATGGAGCTGGAAGTGTTCGTGCACGGCGCGCTGTGCATTGCGTACTCGGGCCGCTGTCTGCTCAGCGGCTATTTCAACCACCGCGACCCCAACCAGGGCACCTGCACCAACGCCTGCCGCTGGAACTACGCCACGCACGACGCCGACATCGACCCCACCACGGGCGAAGCCATTGCGCAGAAGATGGACGGCGACTTCAACTTCGAGGCCGCGCAGCAAAAGGCCGAGCAATCGTTCTCCACCACCGGCAGCGGCCAACGCCACCCCAAGGCCGACAAGGTCTACCTGATCGAAGAAGCCGGCCGCCCCGGCCAGCTCATGCCCATCATGGAAGACGAGCACGGCACCTATATCATGAACAGCAAGGACCTGCGCGCGGTGGAGCATGTGGCCCGCCTCACGCAGATCGGTGTCGATTCGCTCAAGATCGAAGGCCGCACCAAGAGCCTGTACTACGTGGCCCGCACCGCCCAGGTGTACCGCCGCGCGATTGACGATGCCGTGGCGGGCCGTCCCTTCAACCCCGAGCTGCTGATCGAGCTGGAAGGCCTGTCGAACCGCGGCTACACCGGCGGCCTGCTGGAGCGCCGCCCGAGCAACGACTACCAGAACTACATCAACGGCCACTCCACCACGCAACGCAGCCAGTTTGTGGGTGAGGTGCTGGGGGCTGAGGGGCAAGCTGAAGTGGGATTGACGGGCGACTGGGTGCAGGTGGAAACCAAGAACCACTTTGCCGTGGGCGACCTGATCGAAGTGGTGCACCCCAGCGGCAACACCAACGTGCGCCTGCAGGAAATGCGCAACGTGGAAGGCCAGCCTGTGCAGGTCGCCCAGGGCAGCCCGGTGCGCGTGTGGATTCCGCTGCCCGCACGCTACAGCGGCGCGCTGCTGGCGCGGGTGATCGAGTCGCAACCGCCCGCCGCCCAGCCAGAGCCTGCGCTGGCAGTCTGA